One genomic segment of Arachis duranensis cultivar V14167 chromosome 4, aradu.V14167.gnm2.J7QH, whole genome shotgun sequence includes these proteins:
- the LOC107485862 gene encoding probable serine/threonine-protein kinase At1g01540 (The sequence of the model RefSeq protein was modified relative to this genomic sequence to represent the inferred CDS: added 79 bases not found in genome assembly) has product MSIFDGAFMDTELSKRTSIFGLRLWVVIGILVGVLIVFTLFLLSLCLTSRRHRRRRTVAGKYSSAGAPPAKEIQEIVHLPGPHMLRQPQAPAPVPEIHVDFGKVEHRVVVHSDNNNNSNNRGVSSGESKGTVSGCETTSSFGSGSVVLGVGGGGVGVGPEVSHLGWGRWYTLRELEAATNGLCEENVIGEGGYGIVYSGVLSDGTKVAVKNLLNNKGQAEREFKVEVEAIGRVRHKNLVRLLGYCVEGAYRMLVYEYVNNGNLEQWLHGDVGPLSPLTWDIRMNIILGTARGLAYLHEGLEPKVVHRDVKSSNILIDRQWNSKVSDFGLAKLLCSENSYVTTRVMGTFGYVAPEYACTGMLTEKSDVYSFGILIMEIITGRSPVDYSRPQGEVNLIDWLKTMVGNRKAEEVVDPKLPEMPTSKALKRAILIALRCVDPDATKRPKMGHVIHMLEADDLLFQHERKTEGESSRSQRQERKDSDLDKRIPDGGITDQSEDDTSRNHQQHTRWR; this is encoded by the exons TCATCGGAATCCTCGTCGGAGTCCTCATCGTATTTACCCTCTTTCTTCTCTCCCTCTGCCTCACCTCCCGCCGCCACCGCCGCCGCCGAACCGTTGCCGGAAAATATTCATCCGCTGGAGCACCACCAGCCAAGGAGATCCAGGAGATAGTCCACCTCCCTGGACCACACATGCTCCGGCAGCCTCAGGCGCCGGCGCCGGTGCCAGAGATTCACGTTGACTTCGGAAAAGTGGAGCATCGTGTGGTGGTACACTctgataacaacaacaacagcaacaatagAGGAGTGTCTAGTGGTGAAAGTAAAGGAACTGTTAGTGGCTGTGAAACGACATCGTCGTTTGGGAGTGGGAGTGTCGTTTTGGgggttggtggtggtggtgttggtgtGGGACCTGAGGTTTCTCATCTTGGTTGGGGAAGATGGTACACTTTGAGAGAACTTGAAGCTGCTACTaatggattgtgtgaagagaatgtgattggtgaaggtggTTATGGCATTGTTTATTCTGGCGTTCTAAGTGATGGTACCAAAGTTGCTGTCAAGAATCTCTTGAATAACAA GGGCCAAGCTGAGAGAGAATTTAAAGTAGAGGTAGAAGCAATTGGTCGAGTTCGACACAAAAATCTTGTTAGGTTACTTGGCTATTGTGTTGAGGGGGCCTACAG GATGCTTGTGTATGAATATGTGAACAATGGGAATCTAGAACAATGGCTGCATGGGGATGTTGGACCTTTAAGTCCTTTGACATGGGATATACGCATGAACATCATCTTGGGAACTGCAAGAGG ATTGGCATATCTTCATGAAGGTCTTGAACCAAAGGTTGTCCACCGGGATGTGAAATCGAGTAATATACTCATTGATCGCCAATGGAACTCTAAGGTTTCTGATTTCGGGCTCGCTAAACTTTTGTGTTCTGAGAATAGCTACGTCACAACTCGAGTGATGGGGACATTTGG TTATGTTGCACCGGAGTATGCCTGCACCGGAATGTTGACCGAAAAGAGTGACGTTTATAGCTTCGGGATACTCATCATGGAGATAATTACCGGGAGGAGTCCTGTCGATTATAGTAGACCACAAGGAGAG GTTAACTTAATAGATTGGTTGAAGACTATGGTTGGGAATAGAAAAGCTGAAGAGGTAGTTGATCCTAAGCTCCCTGAGATGCCAACCTCCAAGGCCCTTAAACGTGCTATATTGATTGCCCTTCGATGTGTTGACCCTGACGCGACAAAGAGGCCTAAAATGGGACATGTGATCCACATGCTTGAGGCAGATGATCTGTTATTCCAACAT gaACGAAAAACTGAGGGAGAATCTTCGCGTTCGCAACGACAAGAGCGCAAGGACTCAGATTTAGATAAGAGGATACCAGATGGAGGGATCACTGATCAAAGTGAAGATGATACTAGTAGAAATCACCAGCAGCATACTAGGTGGAGATGA